One genomic region from Arthrobacter sp. YN encodes:
- a CDS encoding ArsR/SmtB family transcription factor: MEHDALGSGTLDRAFMALADPVRRAMVARLSRGDATVNELAEPFTITKQAVSKHIQVLEHAGLVTRSRDAQRRPVHLDAAALERLTAWIDQYRLIAESRFRQLDELLGAGISHQEHENTTVKKKEELK; encoded by the coding sequence ATGGAACACGATGCTCTGGGGTCAGGCACCCTGGACAGGGCCTTCATGGCGTTGGCGGATCCGGTGCGGCGGGCCATGGTGGCCCGGCTGTCCCGGGGAGATGCCACTGTCAATGAGCTCGCGGAACCATTCACCATTACCAAGCAGGCGGTTTCCAAGCACATTCAAGTCCTGGAGCATGCGGGCCTGGTGACCCGGTCCCGGGATGCCCAGCGCAGGCCGGTCCACCTGGATGCGGCAGCCTTGGAGCGGTTGACGGCCTGGATTGACCAGTACCGGCTGATCGCCGAATCCCGCTTCCGGCAGTTGGACGAACTGCTGGGGGCAGGCATCTCCCACCAAGAACACGAGAACACAACAGTAAAGAAGAAAGAGGAACTGAAATGA